TGTTGCACGCTTAAACTTCTCCTCCGCCGTAGGCCAGTCCCTTTTATCCAAATTCAATACACCCCAATAGAAGGCAGTAAGAAAGTCGTTCGGATTGGTAGCGGCTGCTTGCTTGAAACAGGCCTCTGCCTGCTGCACCTTGCCGCTCTCCATGTAGCAAGTGCCGAGTCGTTCCCATAAGCGTGCGTACTCCGGGAACAGCACAAGTGCCTTTTCAAAAAGAGCTGCCGCGCTGTTATACGCCTTGTTTCCGATCAACCGGTTGGCATCGTTCAGCAATTGTTCGACTTCAGCACTAACCGCGATCTCGTTTTCCGCCATTGTCGCTCCGCACGTTCAACCTTCTTCACCTTGGGTCGCCAGTTGCTGTTGAAATCGAGCACAGTGAAGACAGATGCTCCAAATCACGCTCTGAACAAGGCTTTTGGGGGAGTCAATCGTAGCAAAGGGTACAACCGACGAACTGTGAGGTCTGTCACGGCTCCTCGTATCAGTAGAAAAGCACGACGCTGTTGCGCATATGACGTGCAACGCTCGCCCTCTCCACTCACCGAGCGATTCTCCTGGAACCTCGATGTGCGCCCGACACTCCGAATCAAACATCGTTCGATATACTTCAGATTGGAAATTGAAATGATTATTCCTTATGCATCTTGGATTGACGAAGTTCGTTTGGCGCTCAGCGCCATAAATATGCCGCTTGATGAATGGCAAAGGTGTTGGCGCTTCGACTTTGAAAGAGAATATTCGGCCGGCGTCGAACCGTCGGCCGCCGCGGAAAAGGCTAATCGCTACTGGTGGCGCAGACAAAACGAGGCGATCAACCAGTCGTGTCCAAAACAGGCGAACTGCTGGCTACCCCGAGGCCACTCCGGTGTATGTGTACCAGAGTAGTGGCTTAGACCTAAGGCTCTCTAAACCTGTGGTCCCGCTATTCCGACCGCCGAGTTCAAGTTCGGTGTGCAGTTTTTGCCGCCCGAGACTTAAGCCAATGATTGCCGGGTCTCTTTGGGCCCGAGTCCTTCACGCGCTGTAGGAGCAGCAAGGAAACCTTCCACGGAACGGAGATTCGCTCGCCGTGACAGAGGCCCTGAAACAGAAAATGCGGCCTGGCTGCAACAGGCCGCATTCAAAACAGTACGGAAGGTGAAACTGGTGGGTCGCAACCACCAGATGCGGAAACCCGCGATCATTCTGCCCCAACCCTTGCAAGGAAGCAATCCGAAAA
Above is a genomic segment from Clostridia bacterium containing:
- a CDS encoding tetratricopeptide repeat protein; the protein is MAENEIAVSAEVEQLLNDANRLIGNKAYNSAAALFEKALVLFPEYARLWERLGTCYMESGKVQQAEACFKQAAATNPNDFLTAFYWGVLNLDKRDWPTAEEKFKRATELHPVDTMAWFNLASARAQQKKREWRVAALQVLKIDPTFPLPESWQKSLKGSR